The Methanohalophilus portucalensis genome window below encodes:
- a CDS encoding formylglycine-generating enzyme family protein — translation MTKEQQPIAVDEAYIIRDNQFWYNDCSFADFVRDKAAIVVNISGLGIRTLEHAERGIDGRLTSSYKIPPVDQRWWKAHRGEAVRLELLSIENEGVKPSTFPLHVARETEFYQGYIRFKMSVTNKSSSLIADVVLDFTFDEKLLNIADYGEYPVKNGKIILGNIYGGKSKSIAILFDPLTCTKAADINCHIIYADHEGRMSSTFMKPKEISVICPIMKTESDINIGRLKEFIANLPTKDSRVYEIKSGFNIDKLTSLAREVVEKYDVRHVRNLHTRDGKICEIWYYGNTKVTKDAIVIKISVSTEYSTMELFAATRNAETLTGLLAEIGRDLKNAVESKTSGKGGIINVTIKDSIVQRSNLLDMCDIDGTCDVNIVIEDSVVERTSIATVNEEVKHLHREKEELEWQRREVEKRKVQETARLKIPEEKEITIKDAKRKRTHSAYSSQKVKSSSHSTQLQSLSPQKKSGKKVLISLLFILLLGGLWMGLGGSENSTTINSQNMDDLDVVSFTNTVESDEDSTSSSLENAGNEHNTISYDVADFKTYTNSIGMEFVLIPAGEFMMGSPEDEEGRENNEGPIHKVTIEKAYYLGKYEITREQWFEVMGDTSSNISKPNYPIVDISWYEVQNFIKKLNEKEETNRYRLPTEAEWEYACRANTKTKYYFGDDENKLSGYTELLGGRYQVGRKKPNPWGLYDMHGNVWEWVQDDYHKNYVNAPNSTIAWKSKNSNFKVIRGGASGLLPNHYRSAVRTGEKSGSNYCNLGFRLVMES, via the coding sequence ATGACAAAAGAACAGCAGCCGATTGCAGTGGATGAAGCTTATATAATTCGAGATAATCAGTTTTGGTATAATGACTGCTCATTTGCTGATTTTGTGAGAGATAAAGCAGCCATTGTTGTAAATATAAGTGGTCTTGGGATACGCACTCTTGAGCATGCTGAACGAGGAATCGATGGACGTTTAACATCCTCATATAAAATCCCACCTGTTGATCAGAGATGGTGGAAAGCACATCGTGGTGAAGCTGTTCGACTGGAGTTACTAAGTATTGAAAATGAAGGGGTGAAACCATCCACATTTCCTCTTCATGTTGCCAGAGAAACTGAATTTTACCAAGGTTACATCCGTTTCAAGATGTCCGTGACCAATAAGAGCTCCAGCCTTATTGCAGACGTAGTTCTTGATTTTACTTTTGATGAAAAACTCTTGAATATTGCCGATTATGGTGAATATCCTGTGAAGAACGGGAAAATCATATTGGGAAATATCTATGGAGGCAAATCTAAGTCAATTGCCATTCTTTTCGACCCATTGACCTGTACCAAAGCTGCAGATATTAACTGTCATATTATTTATGCAGACCATGAAGGCAGAATGTCTTCAACCTTCATGAAGCCTAAAGAAATCAGTGTGATCTGCCCCATCATGAAGACTGAATCCGATATTAATATCGGAAGACTCAAGGAGTTCATTGCGAATCTTCCAACAAAGGACAGTCGTGTTTACGAAATTAAGAGTGGATTCAACATCGACAAATTAACTTCTCTTGCTCGGGAAGTCGTGGAAAAGTATGATGTTCGCCATGTTCGTAATCTCCACACACGTGATGGAAAAATCTGTGAGATCTGGTATTATGGAAACACAAAAGTTACAAAAGATGCAATCGTCATCAAAATCTCTGTTTCCACGGAATATTCTACGATGGAACTGTTTGCTGCCACTAGAAATGCAGAAACACTCACTGGTCTACTTGCTGAAATTGGTCGTGATCTGAAAAATGCAGTTGAATCAAAAACAAGTGGTAAAGGCGGGATTATTAATGTCACCATAAAGGATTCGATTGTTCAACGCAGTAATTTGCTGGATATGTGCGACATTGATGGCACATGTGACGTTAACATTGTCATCGAGGATTCCGTAGTCGAACGCACTAGCATTGCCACAGTGAATGAAGAAGTAAAGCATCTTCACAGGGAAAAAGAAGAACTTGAGTGGCAAAGAAGAGAGGTTGAGAAGAGAAAAGTTCAGGAAACTGCTCGTCTGAAAATACCCGAAGAAAAGGAGATCACGATAAAGGATGCAAAAAGAAAGCGCACGCATTCTGCTTATTCATCTCAAAAAGTAAAATCTTCATCCCATTCAACACAACTACAAAGCCTGTCTCCCCAAAAAAAGTCAGGCAAAAAAGTGTTGATATCTTTATTGTTCATACTTTTGCTCGGTGGCCTCTGGATGGGGCTAGGTGGCAGTGAAAATTCAACTACAATAAATTCACAAAATATGGATGATTTGGATGTGGTTTCTTTTACGAACACAGTAGAATCTGATGAAGATTCGACTTCTTCCAGTTTGGAAAATGCGGGTAATGAGCATAATACGATTTCATATGATGTTGCGGATTTTAAAACCTACACCAACTCCATAGGCATGGAATTCGTGCTCATTCCTGCAGGTGAATTTATGATGGGTTCTCCTGAAGATGAAGAGGGACGAGAAAATAATGAAGGCCCAATTCATAAAGTGACCATCGAGAAAGCTTACTATCTTGGTAAATACGAAATAACTCGAGAACAATGGTTTGAAGTTATGGGTGATACTTCTTCGAATATTAGTAAACCCAATTACCCAATAGTAGATATTTCATGGTATGAGGTTCAAAATTTCATTAAAAAATTAAATGAAAAAGAAGAAACAAACAGGTACCGTCTCCCTACAGAGGCAGAATGGGAGTATGCATGTAGGGCTAATACAAAAACTAAGTACTATTTTGGAGATGATGAAAATAAACTTTCAGGGTATACTGAATTATTGGGAGGAAGATATCAAGTTGGAAGAAAAAAACCTAATCCATGGGGGTTGTACGATATGCATGGCAATGTTTGGGAGTGGGTACAAGATGATTATCATAAAAATTATGTAAATGCTCCAAATAGTACTATTGCTTGGAAAAGTAAAAATAGTAATTTCAAAGTGATACGTGGTGGTGCTAGTGGCCTATTGCCCAACCATTATAGGTCTGCAGTACGTACTGGTGAGAAAAGCGGCTCAAATTATTGCAATTTAGGATTTCGACTTGTTATGGAGTCGTGA
- a CDS encoding DUF262 domain-containing protein translates to MSKDDHKIDADDRNIFDVLNERKYTVDYFQREYSWEQKHMEQLITDLTSTFLDVYTEGDPRTAVEHYNNYYLGPFVVSSKNSMKSIIDGQQRLTSLTLFLIYLNHIQKELGMSESIESLVFSEKYGQKSFNIQVPERQACLEKLFIKGWYEIQPEDDESTINMVERYSNIEQAFPEEIKGTAFPYFLDWLKYNVILVEITAYSDDNAYTIFESMNDRGLNLTSTEMLKSYILSRFSDQTDRAKANRFWKESIQKLHKHNKDEDHQFFQSWLRSQYADTIRQGKMGSSNEDFEKIGTRFHSWVRDNLSKMKLNPESPDDFREFVHIEMKYYLKAYLNILDAQKEEKKGWEHVFYIKHWGIAPSLAFPLMLAPLKSTDSPDITRQKINEVARYIETFTVKRSVNFRKFGASSIRYTMYTLVKELRGKELDSLRLCLQNKLSEMDESWDGIAHFRMHGQNRRFIKFLLSRITGFIEQQSGYSTNFSTYYINNGSKPYEVEHIWADKFVEHRDEFEQQHEFERYRNHIGDLVLLPQGTNQSYGDKPYSEKLEHYLKENLLVKSLHPKAYENNPNFVSATHKLEINFKPHKSFTKKDIDERQALIQNICEVIWGDGERS, encoded by the coding sequence ATGAGTAAAGACGACCACAAGATAGACGCAGATGATCGGAACATTTTCGATGTGCTCAATGAACGCAAATACACAGTCGATTACTTTCAAAGAGAATACAGCTGGGAACAAAAGCACATGGAGCAACTCATTACTGACCTGACTTCCACCTTTCTCGATGTTTACACAGAAGGAGATCCCAGAACAGCAGTCGAACATTATAACAACTATTATTTAGGTCCTTTTGTGGTCAGCAGCAAGAATAGTATGAAAAGTATAATCGACGGACAGCAACGATTAACCTCCTTAACACTGTTTCTTATATACCTCAACCATATACAGAAGGAGCTCGGCATGAGTGAATCAATTGAGTCCCTGGTATTCTCTGAAAAATATGGACAGAAATCTTTTAATATTCAGGTACCTGAACGCCAGGCTTGCCTTGAAAAGCTCTTTATTAAAGGCTGGTATGAAATTCAACCCGAAGATGATGAATCGACCATCAACATGGTAGAACGTTATTCTAATATTGAGCAAGCTTTCCCTGAGGAGATAAAAGGTACAGCTTTCCCCTACTTCCTTGACTGGCTGAAATACAACGTGATACTTGTAGAAATCACAGCTTACTCTGATGACAATGCCTACACTATTTTCGAGTCAATGAACGACAGGGGATTGAACCTAACATCTACTGAAATGCTCAAAAGTTACATCCTTTCACGCTTTAGTGATCAAACAGATCGGGCGAAAGCCAATCGTTTTTGGAAAGAATCAATACAGAAACTTCACAAACATAACAAAGATGAAGATCATCAATTCTTTCAGTCTTGGCTTAGGAGCCAATATGCCGATACAATACGTCAGGGTAAAATGGGATCTTCAAATGAAGATTTTGAGAAGATTGGGACTCGTTTCCACAGTTGGGTTCGTGATAATCTTTCAAAAATGAAACTCAACCCAGAATCGCCGGATGATTTCCGAGAATTTGTACATATAGAGATGAAATATTACCTGAAAGCATATTTGAATATTCTAGATGCACAAAAAGAAGAGAAAAAAGGATGGGAGCACGTTTTTTATATTAAACACTGGGGAATCGCTCCCTCTCTTGCTTTTCCACTGATGCTTGCTCCACTGAAATCAACCGATTCTCCAGACATTACACGTCAAAAAATAAATGAAGTAGCTCGTTACATTGAAACTTTCACTGTTAAACGTTCCGTCAATTTCCGGAAATTTGGTGCTAGCTCAATCCGCTACACAATGTATACTCTGGTGAAAGAACTTAGAGGAAAAGAACTTGACTCTCTGAGATTATGTTTGCAGAATAAACTCAGTGAAATGGATGAATCATGGGATGGAATCGCTCATTTCAGGATGCATGGACAGAATCGTAGATTTATTAAGTTCCTATTATCTCGGATTACTGGATTTATTGAGCAGCAATCAGGCTATTCTACAAATTTCTCGACATATTACATCAATAATGGATCAAAGCCCTATGAGGTAGAGCATATTTGGGCAGATAAATTTGTGGAACACCGAGATGAGTTTGAGCAACAACATGAATTCGAAAGATACCGTAATCATATAGGAGATCTAGTACTGTTGCCACAAGGTACGAACCAATCTTACGGAGATAAGCCTTACTCTGAAAAACTCGAACACTACTTAAAGGAAAATTTGCTGGTCAAATCTTTGCACCCCAAAGCATATGAAAACAATCCCAATTTTGTTAGTGCTACTCATAAATTGGAAATTAATTTCAAGCCACACAAATCATTCACCAAGAAGGATATTGATGAAAGACAAGCATTGATTCAGAATATTTGTGAGGTGATATGGGGAGATGGAGAGAGATCCTGA
- a CDS encoding metallophosphoesterase, which translates to MNSKIDTLSNLLPKVADIFISENPVIYVGTDSVMVIGDIHGDLKALDLILKMQKKINCERMIFLGDYIDRGPNSVEVLNKLFRLKIADPDKIILLRGNHETAEMNYCGGFYDELGRDDSLFVLANHVFEEMPIAAIIFNRIFCVHGGIPGSQKIHSIEKYHSFEYIWNDPSELNGMHSSARGDDIKEYGPDITSDFLQINGLELIIRGHSALKEGYKWYFNEKLLSLFSTPNYRSLFNVAAFAVIKDENTKIVVFGTSDGNDYSLLDSV; encoded by the coding sequence ATGAATTCAAAAATAGACACACTAAGCAATCTACTTCCAAAAGTTGCTGATATATTCATTTCTGAAAATCCAGTAATCTATGTAGGTACCGATTCTGTTATGGTAATCGGTGACATTCATGGTGACTTAAAAGCCCTTGATCTCATTCTAAAAATGCAAAAGAAAATCAATTGTGAAAGAATGATTTTTCTCGGGGATTATATTGATCGTGGACCTAATTCTGTTGAAGTTTTGAATAAGCTGTTTAGATTAAAAATTGCAGACCCAGATAAAATAATTCTACTTAGGGGCAACCATGAAACTGCAGAAATGAACTATTGTGGTGGATTTTATGATGAACTCGGAAGAGATGATTCATTGTTTGTCCTGGCAAATCATGTATTTGAAGAGATGCCAATAGCTGCAATAATCTTTAATCGAATATTTTGTGTGCATGGAGGAATTCCGGGGTCTCAAAAAATACATAGCATAGAAAAGTATCATTCATTTGAATATATCTGGAATGATCCATCTGAATTAAATGGGATGCATTCGTCTGCAAGAGGCGATGATATCAAGGAATATGGGCCTGATATCACTTCGGATTTTCTGCAAATCAATGGGTTGGAATTGATTATAAGAGGCCATAGCGCTCTAAAAGAGGGATACAAATGGTATTTCAATGAAAAATTGCTATCGCTTTTTTCAACCCCAAATTATCGTAGTCTATTCAATGTTGCGGCATTTGCAGTAATTAAAGATGAGAACACGAAGATAGTTGTATTCGGAACTTCAGACGGAAATGATTACTCTTTATTAGATTCAGTTTAA